One segment of Brassica napus cultivar Da-Ae chromosome C3, Da-Ae, whole genome shotgun sequence DNA contains the following:
- the LOC106433791 gene encoding thylakoid ADP,ATP carrier protein, chloroplastic: MGEEKSQLQFRSIPSLKTSDFALTSEPSWMLPSRGNTRSGGVLSNFASLSVAIRRDRRESGGAFASVSVVIPTKEEDDVFAPTSAQLLKNPVALLSFVPKDAALFFAGAFAGAAAKSVTAPLDRIKLLMQTHGVRAGQQSAKKAIGFIEAIMLIGREEGVKGYWKGNLPQVIRIVPYSAVQLFAYETYKKLFRGEDGQLSVLGRLGAGACAGMTSTLITYPLDVLRLRLAVEPGYRTMSQVALNMLREEGVASFYNGLGPSLLSIAPYIALNFCVFDLVKKSLPEKYQKKTQASLLTAVVAAAIATGTCYPLDTIRRQMQLKGTPYKSVLDAFSGIIEREGVIGLYRGFVPNALKSMPNSSIKLTTFDIVKKLIAASEKEYQKIADDNRKKAAATPPPPTTTDE, translated from the exons ATGGGAGAAGAGAAATCTCAACTTCAATTCCGTAGCATCCCTTCTCTCAAGACCTCTGATTTCGCTCTCACCAGTGAACCTTCATGGATGCTGCCGTCGAGAGGGAACACAAGAAGCGGTGGCGTTCTGAGCAATTTCGCCTCCTTATCGGTTGCAATTAGGAGAGATCGGAGGGAATCTGGTGGAGCTTTCGCGTCCGTTTCGGTGGTGATTCCCACCAAGGAAGAGGACGACGTATTCGCGCCTACTTCGGCTCAGCTGTTGAAAAACCCCGTCGCACTTTTGTCATTTGTACCGAAAGATGCCGCTCTGTTTTTCGCCGGAGCGTTCGCCGGAGCCGCCGCAAAGTCAGTGACGGCACCGCTTGACCGTATTAAGCTCCTTATGCAG ACGCATGGTGTTCGAGCTGGGCAACAAAGTGCTAAGAAGGCTATTGGCTTCATAGAG GCGATAATGCTAATTGGAAGAGAAGAAGGTGTTAAAGGTTATTGGAAAGGAAACCTGCCTCAG GTGATAAGGATTGTGCCTTATAGCGCGGTCCAGTTGTTTGCATACGAAACATACAAG AAACTCTTTAGGGGAGAAGACGGCCAATTGTCTGTTCTTGGAAGGCTTGGGGCTGGTGCTTGTGCTGGCATGACGTCGACCCTG ATAACATATCCTTTAGATGTGCTGAGATTGAGGTTAGCTGTTGAACCGGGGTATCGAACCATGTCCCAG GTAGCCTTGAACATGCTGAGGGAGGAAGGAGTTGCATCATTTTATAACGGTCTAGGTCCTTCGCTTTTAAGTATAGCTCCTTACATTGCCCTCAACTTCTGCGTCTTTGATCT GGTAAAGAAATCTTTGCCAGAGAAGTATCAAAAGAAGACACAGGCATCTCTACTAACAGCAGTGGTAGCTGCTGCTATTGCTACGGGAACTTGCTATCCGTTGGATACCATTAGAAGACAGATGCAGTTGAAGGGTACTCCTTATAAATCCGTATTAGACGCCTTTTCAg GAATCATTGAGCGTGAAGGAGTGATTGGATTGTACCGTGGGTTTGTCCCCAATGCCCTGAAAAGCATGCCAAACAGCAG TATAAAGCTGACAACATTCGATATCGTGAAGAAACTCATTGCAGCGAGCGAGAAGGAGTACCAAAAAATAGCGGATGATAATCGTAAGAAAGCTGCCGCAACTCCACCTCCTCCTACCACAACTGATGAATAA
- the BNAC03G00260D gene encoding E3 ubiquitin-protein ligase APD2: MSLPDSSSSSSPPVAREETGYIRFEHGQDTGFDHRDRPPWNRSEYDYRHGSIVASENPRNTSTTSPEDPWSCVVVVATFCVFVSMTLILGLYGTTNVWLGPNSSFLIKPTSLFVQTVIVEELGNKGSGLMLYGFNQPPQLHVLANWSEVHYLAVPNDSYKYWIQYLNKGSRVKVSYNVESLPSSLYLVIAQGVDGLSEWVQDPTRPDTTLSWHLISDSGFIEQDITKSSSYYIAVGNVYLNEVKATIDIQVEGVLYDTINAYYHCTFPNDKCTLSVPLFGTNAAVLTSPGPKLNNSKNEFCAKLSYEPRWIAYIVCMVVVTALLLILSSVFNKRQQAVSENEETADENDDVAPLIPGKDDDNSSWCSSYSSILTSTEELEGAQGDGQSSTRYLCAICFDAPRDCFFLSCGHCVACFQCGTRIAETSGFCPVCRRKIRKVKKIFNV, encoded by the exons ATGTCGCTCCCcgattcttcttcctcttcttctccgccTGTGGCCCGCGAAGAAACCGGTTATATCCGTTTTGAACACGGCCAAGATACCGGTTTTGACCATCGTGATCGACCTCCGTGGAACCGCTCCGAGTATGATTACCGCCATGGGAGCATCGTTGCCTCGGAGAACCCGAGGAATACCTCGACTACTTCTCCGGAAGATCCTTGGTCTTGCGTTGTCGTCGTCGCTACCTTCTGTGTCTTCG TATCGATGACTTTGATTTTGGGGCTTTACGGAACTACGAACGTATGGTTGGGACCAAACTCCTCCTTCCTCATTAAGCCAACTTCGCTTTTCGTCCAAACTGTCATT GTGGAAGAATTAGGGAATAAGGGATCCGGTTTGATGCTGTACGGATTTAACCAACCCCCGCAGCTCCATGTTCTGGCCAATTGGTCTGAAGTCCACTATTTAGCTGTTCCTAATGATTCTTACAAG TATTGGATACAGTATCTGAACAAGGGGTCACGCGTTAAAGTTTCTTACAATGTTGAGTCTCTGCCCTCTTCCCTCTATCTTGTCATAGCCCAAG GTGTGGACGGGCTCTCCGAGTGGGTGCAAGACCCTACGCGTCCAGACACTACATTATCATGGCATCTCATCTCTG ATAGTGGTTTCATTGAGCAGGACATAACTAAGTCGTCGAGTTATTACATTGCAGTAGGCAACGTATACCTGAATGAAGTCAAG GCTACGATAGACATTCAAGTTGAGGGAGTATTGTATGATACTATCAATGCTTATTACCATTGCACGTTTCCTAACGACAAGTGCACTTTAAGTGTTCCATTATTTGGAACTAATGCTGCTGTACTAACCTCACCAGGTCCAAAGCTG aaCAACTCAAAGAATGAGTTCTGTGCAAAGCTCTCGTACGAGCCAAGGTGGATTGCTTACATAGTTTGCATGG TTGTAGTGACAGCACTCTTGTTGATTTTATCTAGTGTCTTCAATAAAAGACAACAAGCAGTGTCTGAAAACGAGGAAACAGcggatgaaaatgatgatgtagCTCCTCTGATTCCTGGAAAAGACGATGATAATTCGAGCTGGTGCTCGTCATACAGCTCAATCTTGACAAGCACTGAGGAACTAGAAGGTGCACAGGGTGATGGCCAGAGCAGTACAAGATATCTGTGTGCGATTTGCTTTGATGCGCCTAGAGACTGTTTCTTCCTCTCTTGTGGACACTGCGTTGCTTGCTTCCAATGCGGGACACG GATAGCGGAAACATCGGGATTCTGCCCGGTATGTCGTAGGAAGATCAGGAAGGTGAAgaagatcttcaacgtctaA
- the LOC106433785 gene encoding vesicle transport protein GOT1 has product MMSFEMNDRKKIGLGLTAFGVFFSFLGVVFVFDKGLLAMGNILFISGVSLTIGLKSTMQFFTKRQNYKGTISFGAGFFFVVIGWPILGMMLETYGFFVLFSGFWPTLAVFAQKIPILGWIIQQPYIRSFFDKYRGKRVPV; this is encoded by the exons ATGATGTCTTTCGAAATGAATGACCGCAAAA AAATTGGATTAGGGCTGACAGCTTTTGGcgtctttttctcctttttggGAGTAGTCTTTGTCTTTGATAAGGGCTTACTTGCCATGGGAAAT attcttTTCATCTCTGGGGTTAGTCTTACCATTGGCCTCAAGTCTACCATGCAGTTTTTCACCAAGCGTCAAAACTATAAG GGAACAATATCTTTTGGGGCCGGCTTCTTCTTTGTAGTCATTGGATGGCCTATTCTGGGAATGATGTTGGAGACCTATGGCTTTTTTGTTCTCTTCAG TGGCTTCTGGCCAACCTTGGCAGTTTTCGCACAAAAGATACCCATTCTCGGTTGGATCATTCAGCAACCTTATATAAGATCG TTCTTTGACAAGTACCGGGGCAAGCGTGTGCCCGTCTAG
- the LOC106433826 gene encoding pyridoxal 5'-phosphate synthase subunit PDX1.3: MEGTSVVAVYGNGAITEAKKSPFSVKVGLAQMLRGGVIMDVVNAEQARIAEEAGACAVMALERVPADIRAQGGVARMSDPQMIKDIKQAVTIPVMAKARIGHFVEAQILEAIGIDYIDESEVLTLADEDNHINKHNFRIPFVCGCRNLGEALRRIREGAAMIRTKGEAGTGNIVEAVRHVRSVMGDIRVLRNMDDDEVFTFAKKLAAPYDLVMQTKQLGRLPVVQFAAGGVATPADAALMMQLGCDGVFVGSGIFKSGDPARRARAIVQAVTHYSDPEMLVEVSCGLGEAMVGINLNDDKVERFANRSE, translated from the coding sequence ATGGAAGGAACAAGCGTCGTGGCGGTTTACGGTAACGGTGCGATAACGGAGGCGAAGAAATCTCCCTTCTCCGTTAAGGTCGGTCTGGCGCAGATGCTCCGCGGCGGTGTTATCATGGATGTCGTCAACGCCGAGCAAGCTCGCATCGCGGAGGAAGCCGGTGCTTGCGCCGTCATGGCTTTGGAGCGAGTCCCCGCCGATATTCGCGCTCAGGGAGGCGTCGCTCGGATGAGCGATCCACAGATGATTAAGGACATCAAGCAGGCCGTTACGATTCCGGTGATGGCGAAGGCCAGGATCGGTCATTTCGTGGAGGCGCAGATCCTCGAAGCGATCGGAATCGATTACATCGACGAGAGCGAGGTCCTGACTCTCGCCGACGAAGACAACCACATCAACAAGCATAACTTCCGGATCCCTTTCGTCTGCGGCTGCCGGAACCTCGGGGAGGCTCTGAGGAGGATCCGCGAAGGCGCGGCGATGATTAGGACGAAAGGCGAGGCTGGGACTGGGAACATTGTGGAGGCCGTTAGGCACGTGAGGTCTGTTATGGGTGACATCAGGGTTTTAAGGAACATGGATGACGACGAGGTCTTCACTTTCGCCAAGAAGCTAGCCGCTCCTTACGATCTCGTGATGCAGACCAAACAGCTTGGCCGTCTTCCCGTCGTTCAGTTCGCCGCCGGTGGAGTCGCTACTCCGGCGGATGCGGCTCTCATGATGCAGCTTGGATGCGACGGTGTCTTCGTGGGTTCTGGTATCTTCAAGAGCGGTGACCCAGCTCGTCGGGCGCGTGCGATTGTTCAGGCGGTGACTCATTACAGTGACCCGGAGATGCTTGTGGAGGTTAGCTGTGGGCTTGGAGAAGCCATGGTTGGGATCAATCTCAACGATGACAAGGTTGAGAGGTTTGCTAACCGCTCCGAGtga
- the LOC106433805 gene encoding trihelix transcription factor GT-3a, with protein MDRRNPFHHHDHELYHLIQQQQLPLPPQSTTAAMDSSGGGGERIPQWSIEETKELLGIREDLDQTFMETKRNKLLWEVVAAKMADKGFARSAEQCKSKWKNLVTRYKACETTEPEAIRQQFPFYSEIQSIFTARMQRNLWSEATEGSTSSKRKHHQFSSDEEEEDQVEEPNQDINEELLSFIETDKKKAEVITTSTSTDPRKRVKKGKGIFTGSTKAETAGSTFKEILEDFLRQTVKMEKEWIDAWEMKEREREKRENEWRRRMADLEEERAAAEKRWMEREDERRLREEARGRKRDTLIDALLNKLNRDHNDDHYQGF; from the exons ATGGACCGACGTAACCCTTTCCATCATCACGACCATGAACTTTACCACTTGATCCAACAGCAACAGCTCCCTCTACCGCCGCAGAGTACGACGGCTGCGATGGATTCCAGTGGCGGAGGAGGTGAGAGAATCCCTCAGTGGAGCATAGAGGAGACAAAGGAGCTTTTGGGTATAAGAGAAGATCTCGATCAGACTTTCATGGAGACCAAACGTAATAAGCTACTTTGGGAAGTCGTCGCCGCTAAAATGGCCGACAAGGGTTTTGCCCGAAGCGCAGAACAGTGTAAGAGCAAGTGGAAGAACCTCGTCACTAGATACAAG GCGTGTGAAACGACTGAACCAGAAGCTATTAGGCAGCAGTTCCCATTCTACAGCGAGATCCAATCGATTTTCACAGCAAGAATGCAAAGAAATTTGTGGTCAGAGGCCACAGAAGGAAGCACTTCTTCGAAGAGAAAACACCATCAGTTTTCATCtgacgaagaggaagaagatcaaGTTGAGGAGCCAAATCAAGACATCAACGAGGAACTATTGTCTTTCATCGAGACAGACAAGAAAAAGGCAGAAGTGATTACTACTAGTACTTCTACTGATCCAAGAAAACGTGTGAAAAAAGGAAAAGGTATATTTACAGGTAGTACCAAAGCTGAAACCGCGGGTAGTacatttaaagaaatattggagGACTTTCTGAGGCAAACGGTGAAGATGGAGAAAGAATGGATAGATGCATGGGagatgaaggagagagagagggagaagagagagaacgAATGGCGGAGGAGAATGGCTGATCTAGAGGAGGAGAGAGCTGCTGCGGAGAAGAGGTGGATGGAGAGAGAGGATGAGAGACGGTTGAGAGAAGAAGCTAGGGGTCGGAAGAGAGATACACTCATTGATGCTTTGCTTAATAAGCTTAATAGAGATCACAATGATGATCATTATCAAGgcttttaa
- the LOC106433795 gene encoding protein trichome birefringence-like 3 isoform X1 has translation MGFLTPNRGALGGTKIPLSIIVLVLCGFMFFVLLYTERISLMSSSSSNFLRSKSCPRKNISSKPSKRTPNLKTLFLPYFCIFFLSCDASNISEEKVREERSEKMDVLDDRFEFDPEECNVAAGKWVYNSSAEPLYTDESCPYIDRQFSCMKNGRPETDYLRWEWQPDDCTIPRFNPKLAMNKLRGKRLLFVGDSLQRSQWESFVCLVESIIPEGEKSMKRSKKYFVFKAKEYNASIEFYWAPFIVESNTDLPVILDMKKRVVKVDSVEDRSKYWEGADILVFNTYVWWMSGLRMKALWGSFGNGERGAEALDTPVAYRLGLKTWANWVDSTVDSNKTKVFFTTMSPTHTRSADWGKPNGTKCFNETEPVKDKRFWGTGSNKQMMKVVSSVVKHMATHVTVINITQLSEYRIDAHTSVYTETGGKVLTAEQRADPMGNADCIHWCLPGLPDTWNRILLAHL, from the exons ATGGGCTTCTTGACACCTAACAGAGGAGCACTGGGTGGAACCAAGATTCCTCTATCAATCATCGTTCTTGTTCTATGTGGTTTTATGTTCTTTGTTCTCTTATACACCGAAAGAATCAGCTTGATGTCTTCCTCCTCTTCAAATTTCCTCAGGTCAAAGTCTTGTCCGAGGAAAAACATCAGCTCGAAACCTAGTAAGAGGACACCGAATCTCAAAACTCTGTTTTTGccttatttttgtatttttttcctcTCTTGTGACGCAAGTAATATTTCAGAGGAGAAAGTTCGAGAGGAGAGATCAGAAAAGATGGATGTTCTGGACGACAGGTTCGAATTCGATCCAGAAGAGTGTAATGTTGCAGCAGGGAAATGGGTTTACAATAGCTCAGCGGAGCCACTCTACACGGATGAATCATGTCCATACATCGACCGTCAATTCTCTTGCATGAAAAACGGAAGACCAGAAACTGATTATCTTCGGTGGGAATGGCAGCCTGATGACTGCACTATCCCACG ATTTAATCCGAAGTTAGCAATGAACAAACTCAGAGGAAAAAGATTGCTTTTTGTCGGAGATTCTTTGCAACGAAGTCAATGGGAGTCGTTCGTGTGTTTGGTGGAATCAATAATACCCGAAGGAGAAAAATCAATGAAGCGTAGCAAAAAATACTTTGTCTTCAAAGCAAAG GAATACAATGCGAGTATAGAGTTTTACTGGGCACCGTTTATCGTGGAATCGAACACGGATTTGCCTGTGATTTTGGATATGAAGAAGAGGGTAGTAAAAGTGGATTCAGTGGAAGATCGATCAAAGTATTGGGAAGGAGCTGATATTCTAGTTTTCAACACATATGTTTGGTGGATGAGTGGACTCAGAATGAAAGCTTTGTGGGGTTCATTTGGAAATGGAGAGAGAGGTGCGGAGGCATTAGACACACCAGTGGCTTACAGGTTAGGGCTCAAGACATGGGCTAATTGGGTTGACTCTACCGTTGACTCTAACAAGACCAAAGTCTTCTTCACTACCATGTCCCCTACTCATACTAG AAGTGCGGATTGGGGGAAGCCAAACGGGACGAAGTGTTTCAACGAGACAGAGCCAGTAAAAGATAAGAGGTTTTGGGGAACAGGGTCGAACAAGCAGATGATGAAAGTGGTGTCAAGCGTGGTGAAGCACATGGCCACGCACGTGACTGTCATTAACATCACGCAGCTCTCGGAGTACCGCATCGACGCACACACATCGGTCTACACGGAGACAGGGGGAAAGGTGCTAACGGCTGAGCAGAGAGCTGATCCAATGGGTAACGCTGATTGCATACATTGGTGCCTCCCTGGATTGCCCGATACGTGGAATCGTATCCTATTGGCTCATttgtaa
- the LOC106433795 gene encoding protein trichome birefringence-like 3 isoform X2, translating to MGFLTPNRGALGGTKIPLSIIVLVLCGFMFFVLLYTERISLMSSSSSNFLRSKSCPRKNISSKPKEKVREERSEKMDVLDDRFEFDPEECNVAAGKWVYNSSAEPLYTDESCPYIDRQFSCMKNGRPETDYLRWEWQPDDCTIPRFNPKLAMNKLRGKRLLFVGDSLQRSQWESFVCLVESIIPEGEKSMKRSKKYFVFKAKEYNASIEFYWAPFIVESNTDLPVILDMKKRVVKVDSVEDRSKYWEGADILVFNTYVWWMSGLRMKALWGSFGNGERGAEALDTPVAYRLGLKTWANWVDSTVDSNKTKVFFTTMSPTHTRSADWGKPNGTKCFNETEPVKDKRFWGTGSNKQMMKVVSSVVKHMATHVTVINITQLSEYRIDAHTSVYTETGGKVLTAEQRADPMGNADCIHWCLPGLPDTWNRILLAHL from the exons ATGGGCTTCTTGACACCTAACAGAGGAGCACTGGGTGGAACCAAGATTCCTCTATCAATCATCGTTCTTGTTCTATGTGGTTTTATGTTCTTTGTTCTCTTATACACCGAAAGAATCAGCTTGATGTCTTCCTCCTCTTCAAATTTCCTCAGGTCAAAGTCTTGTCCGAGGAAAAACATCAGCTCGAAACCTA AGGAGAAAGTTCGAGAGGAGAGATCAGAAAAGATGGATGTTCTGGACGACAGGTTCGAATTCGATCCAGAAGAGTGTAATGTTGCAGCAGGGAAATGGGTTTACAATAGCTCAGCGGAGCCACTCTACACGGATGAATCATGTCCATACATCGACCGTCAATTCTCTTGCATGAAAAACGGAAGACCAGAAACTGATTATCTTCGGTGGGAATGGCAGCCTGATGACTGCACTATCCCACG ATTTAATCCGAAGTTAGCAATGAACAAACTCAGAGGAAAAAGATTGCTTTTTGTCGGAGATTCTTTGCAACGAAGTCAATGGGAGTCGTTCGTGTGTTTGGTGGAATCAATAATACCCGAAGGAGAAAAATCAATGAAGCGTAGCAAAAAATACTTTGTCTTCAAAGCAAAG GAATACAATGCGAGTATAGAGTTTTACTGGGCACCGTTTATCGTGGAATCGAACACGGATTTGCCTGTGATTTTGGATATGAAGAAGAGGGTAGTAAAAGTGGATTCAGTGGAAGATCGATCAAAGTATTGGGAAGGAGCTGATATTCTAGTTTTCAACACATATGTTTGGTGGATGAGTGGACTCAGAATGAAAGCTTTGTGGGGTTCATTTGGAAATGGAGAGAGAGGTGCGGAGGCATTAGACACACCAGTGGCTTACAGGTTAGGGCTCAAGACATGGGCTAATTGGGTTGACTCTACCGTTGACTCTAACAAGACCAAAGTCTTCTTCACTACCATGTCCCCTACTCATACTAG AAGTGCGGATTGGGGGAAGCCAAACGGGACGAAGTGTTTCAACGAGACAGAGCCAGTAAAAGATAAGAGGTTTTGGGGAACAGGGTCGAACAAGCAGATGATGAAAGTGGTGTCAAGCGTGGTGAAGCACATGGCCACGCACGTGACTGTCATTAACATCACGCAGCTCTCGGAGTACCGCATCGACGCACACACATCGGTCTACACGGAGACAGGGGGAAAGGTGCTAACGGCTGAGCAGAGAGCTGATCCAATGGGTAACGCTGATTGCATACATTGGTGCCTCCCTGGATTGCCCGATACGTGGAATCGTATCCTATTGGCTCATttgtaa
- the LOC106433803 gene encoding uncharacterized protein LOC106433803: MAGGGNFIGRVISYVANELIVNGLSNSHAFQRFAVRTSKRIENISKMAAESKEKVAQHMEELSKNSDTFKKP, encoded by the exons ATGGCGGGAGGAGGAAACTTTATTGGGAGAGTGATTTCATACGTTGCGAACGAGCTCATTGTTAATGGTTTGTCTAACAG CCATGCTTTCCAAAGATTTGCTGTGAGGACCTCTAAAAGAATTGAGAACATCTCTAAAATGG ctgcAGAGAGCAAGGAGAAAGTGGCTCAGCATATGGAGGAACTTTCCAAAAACTCTGAT ACTTTCAAGAAGCCGTGA
- the LOC106433786 gene encoding mitochondrial succinate-fumarate transporter 1 — protein MAAAPARTDSKSQASIPPYMKAISGSLGGVVEACCLQPIDVIKTRLQLDRGGAYKGIAHCGSTVVRTEGVRALWKGLTPFATHLTLKYTLRMGSNAMFQTVFKDSETGKVSNHGRLLSGFGAGVLEALAIVTPFEVVKIRLQQQKGLSPELFKYKGPIHCARTIVREESFLGLWSGAAPTVMRNGTNQAVMFTAKNSFDVLLWNKHEGDGQALQPWQSMISGFLAGTAGPFCTGPFDVVKTRLMAQTRDGEGGLKYRGMVHAIRTIYAEEGLVALWRGLLPRLMRIPPGQAIMWAVADQVTGLYEKRYLLNAPL, from the exons ATGGCGGCGGCACCGGCGAGGACGGATTCGAAGAGCCAGGCGTCGATACCGCCCTACATGAAGGCAATCTCGGGCTCGCTCGGCGGAGTCGTCGAGGCGTGCTGTCTCCAGCCGATCGACGTCATCAAGACGCGTCTCCAGCTAGATCGCGGGGGCGCCTACAAGGGAATCGCGCACTGCGGTTCCACGGTGGTTCGCACCGAAGGCGTCCGCGCTCTGTGGAAAGGTTTGACGCCGTTCGCGACTCACCTGACGCTCAAGTACACGCTTCGGATGGGATCCAACGCCATGTTCCAGACCGTGTTCAAGGACTCGGAGACGGGAAAGGTGAGCAACCACGGCCGTTTGCTATCCGGATTTGGCGCCGGTGTTCTCGAAGCGCTCGCCATTGTTACACCCTTTGAG GTGGTGAAGATTAGACTTCAGCAACAGAAAGGTTTGAGTCCCGAGCTTTTCAAGTACAAAGGTCCCATCCACTGTGCTCGTACCATCGTCAGAGAAGAATCCTTTTTGGGTCTATGGTCTGGTGCTGCACCCACCGTTATGCGTAACGGCACCAACCAAGCTGTCATGTTCACTGCTAAAAACTCCTTTGACGTCCTCTTGTGGAACAAGCACGAAGGCGACGGCCAAGCCTTGCAGCCCTGGCAGTCCATGATCTCTGGGTTCTTAGCTGGAACCGCTGGTCCCTTCTGCACCGGACCTTTTGATGTGGTCAAGACCAGGTTGATGGCTCAGACCAGAGACGGTGAAGGTGGGCTGAAATACAGAGGGATGGTTCACGCCATTAGGACCATTTATGCTGAGGAAGGATTAGTGGCTCTATGGAGAGGATTGTTGCCGAGGCTGATGAGGATTCCTCCTGGACAAGCCATTATGTGGGCTGTTGCTGATCAGGTCACTGGTCTTTATGAGAAGAGATATCTCCTTAACGCACCTTTATAG